A single genomic interval of Bacteroidota bacterium harbors:
- a CDS encoding tellurite resistance TerB family protein, with product MLDAKNLLANIDSNDLVGKMLGGMATKNFAAGLLTGGVATSLLGKDSVETAAKVGGLALLGTLAYKAFGDYQQQKAAGGNPSLGGAVTQSAQGLIAQASGLLSGLMTNTQPQTAEAIAAPATTSNELSLSIIRAMIAAAKADGHMDEVETQKIMGQLESAGASAQEKILLMQEMANTPEVSSIAAAAKSPQESAQIYLAALLVCDSQCKLEQEYLLSLATALKLEPAFTASLQQELLAMSQQKTA from the coding sequence ATGTTAGACGCAAAAAACTTACTAGCTAATATCGATTCAAATGATCTTGTCGGTAAAATGCTAGGGGGAATGGCAACAAAAAACTTTGCGGCTGGACTGCTAACTGGAGGCGTTGCGACATCACTCCTAGGTAAAGATTCCGTTGAAACTGCGGCAAAGGTCGGCGGTCTTGCACTGCTTGGAACGCTTGCTTATAAAGCATTTGGGGACTACCAGCAGCAGAAAGCGGCTGGTGGAAATCCGAGTTTGGGCGGTGCGGTAACTCAGTCTGCACAAGGTTTGATAGCACAAGCTAGCGGTTTATTGTCTGGACTGATGACCAATACTCAGCCGCAAACAGCAGAAGCAATAGCCGCTCCTGCAACAACAAGCAACGAACTTTCGCTTTCTATCATCCGTGCAATGATTGCCGCAGCTAAAGCTGATGGGCATATGGATGAAGTAGAAACTCAGAAAATTATGGGGCAGCTTGAATCCGCTGGTGCAAGCGCACAGGAAAAAATTCTACTGATGCAGGAGATGGCGAACACGCCAGAAGTCAGTAGCATCGCTGCTGCTGCAAAATCTCCACAGGAGTCAGCTCAGATTTATCTTGCGGCTTTACTGGTTTGCGACAGCCAATGCAAGCTTGAACAAGAATATCTCTTGTCCTTAGCTACCGCACTAAAGCTGGAACCAGCGTTCACCGCCAGCCTTCAGCAAGAGCTGCTCGCTATGTCGCAACAGAAGACAGCCTAA